The Coffea arabica cultivar ET-39 chromosome 8e, Coffea Arabica ET-39 HiFi, whole genome shotgun sequence genome window below encodes:
- the LOC113702695 gene encoding thylakoid lumenal protein TL20.3, chloroplastic, translated as MALSSSSLLPMKSFTIPSPSCAYRCFFPQQSALRPLKVICQLDQQGKNATEPKWRKLVSTALAAAAVVTFSTNLSALADLNKYEAETRGEFGIGSAAQFGSADLKKAVHVNENFRRANFTAADMRESNFSGSTFNGAYLEKAVAYKANFTGADLSDTLMDRMVLNEANFTNAILARSVLTRSDLGGATIEGADFSDAVIDLPQKQALCKYASGTNPITGISTRKSLGCGNSRRNAYGSPSSPLLSAPPKKLLDRDGYCDPTTGLCDAN; from the exons ATGGCACTCTCTTCAAGCTCTTTGCTTCCAATGAAATCATTTACCATCCCTTCACCTTCTTGTGCTTACAGATGCTTCTTTCCTCAGCAATCTGCTCTCAGGCCCTTGAAGGTAATCTGTCAACTTGACCAACAAGGAAAAAATGCCACAG AACCTAAGTGGAGAAAGCTGGTTTCAACTGCACTGGCTGCGGCTGCTGTTGTGACATTTAGCACCAACCTGTCTGCCTTGGCTGATCTCAACAAATACGAGGCAGAAACTCGTGGCGAGTTTGGGATTGGTTCAGCTGCTCAATTTGGCTCTGCAGACCTCAA AAAAGCGGTCCATGTAAACGAGAACTTCAG AAGAGCCAATTTCACAGCTGCTGACATGAGGGAATCAAATTTTAGTGGTTCAACTTTCAATGGTGCGTACCTCGAGAAGGCTGTTGCATACAAGGCAAATTTCACAG GTGCAGATTTAAGTGACACCTTGATGGATCGAATG GTTCTTAATGAGGCAAATTTCACCAATGCAATCCTGGCTAGATCAGTTCTCACCCGCAGTGATCTTGGGGGTGCTACTATTGAGGGTGCTGACTTTAGTGATGCAGTGATAGACCTTCCCCAAAAACAG GCTCTTTGCAAATATGCAAGTGGCACAAATCCTATAACAGGGATAAGTACCAGAAAAAGTCTAGGTTGTGGAAACAGTCGAAGAAACGCCTACGGTTCCCCTTCTTCACCTCTCCTTAGTGCTCCGCCAAAGAAATTGCTTGACCGTGATGGATATTGTGATCCAACCACCGGCCTTTGTGATGCAAATTAA
- the LOC113703307 gene encoding NAC domain-containing protein 7 yields the protein MNTFSHVPPGFRFHPTDEELVDYYLRKKIASKRIDLDVIKDVDLYRIEPWDLQELCKISTEEQNEWYFFSHKDKKYPTGTRTNRATKAGFWKATGRDKAIYSKHSLIGMRKTLVFYKGRAPNGQKSDWIMHEYRLETNENGTPQEEGWVVCRVFKKRLPTVRKEGDLESLCWYDDQVSFMPEFDSPRRIPHSYSSYNPQYSCKQEFELQNNIPQDVFLQLPQLESPRVPQSITNVSCSLMVPYGFDRSSGSILQSSTLAHEAPHLQQSHQPQIVYINNTDQGVEQVTDWRVLDKFVASQLSHEDAAKQTAYSDGPSSLQVAEHMSMLVNDESKQQEMTSPEFGCVSAPSPQVIFGSKNMLI from the exons ATGAATACTTTTTCACACGTTCCTCCAGGTTTTAGATTCCATCCTACAGATGAAGAATTAGTTGACTACTATCTACGGAAGAAGATTGCTTCAAAAAGAATTGATCTAGATGTAATTAAGGATGTTGATCTTTACAGAATCGAACCATGGGATCTTCAAG AACTTTGCAAGATAAGTACAGAGGAGCAGAATGAGTGGTATTTCTTTAGTCATAAGGATAAGAAGTATCCAACTGGAACACGCACTAATAGAGCTACAAAAGCAGGATTCTGGAAAGCTACAGGAAGAGACAAAGCTATTTACTCTAAGCATAGTTTAATTGGCATGAGAAAGACCTTGGTATTTTATAAAGGTCGAGCCCCAAATGGACAAAAATCAGACTGGATAATGCATGAATACAGACTAGAAACCAATGAGAATGGGACTCCTCAG GAAGAAGGATGGGTTGTGTGTAGGGTGTTCAAGAAGAGATTGCCAACTGTACGGAAGGAAGGAGACCTCGAGTCACTATGTTGGTACGATGATCAAGTTTCTTTCATGCCCGAATTTGACTCTCCAAGGCGGATACCTCATTCATATTCATCATACAATCCTCAGTATTCCTGCAAGCAAGAGTTTGAACTGCAAAACAACATCCCCCAGGATGTATTCCTCCAGCTTCCTCAACTTGAGAGCCCTAGAGTTCCACAGTCGATCACCAATGTAAGCTGCAGTTTAATGGTACCATACGGTTTTGATAGGAGCAGTGGAAGCATTTTACAGTCTTCAACCCTTGCACATGAAGCACCACATCTGCAACAAAGCCACCAACCCCAAATAGTTTACATTAACAACACTGATCAAGGTGTTGAACAAGTGACTGATTGGCGAGTTCTCGACAAGTTTGTCGCATCTCAGCTAAGTCATGAAGATGCAGCAAAGCAGACTGCCTATTCTGATGGACCTTCTTCACTTCAAGTGGCAGAACACATGAGCATGCTAGTGAATGATGaatcaaagcaacaagaaatGACGTCACCAGAATTTGGCTGTGTATCCGCCCCGAGTCCTCAAGTGATCTTTGGAAGTAAGAATATGTTAATTTAA